In Asticcacaulis sp. SL142, the sequence CGGCGAAGGCATTACCTTTGATGAGTATGAACTGCCTGTGCGTTATCGGGTAAGCGACCAGCTTTTGTTCATTAAGGACGGTTACGCCAAGGGCGAGGCTGTTGGCATCAATGTCTGGGGCACGTTCGATCGCGATAATAACTATATCGACTATCGTGGCAGCCTGCTGCCGGTCTATGCCGTCAATTCCATGTTTGGGGACGTAGCAAAAAAGGGGCAGGGGCTGGTGGGCTTAAGATACCGCGTCCGGGGGCGTCCGCCGACGCCGCAGGTCGAGGTCGATCCGTTCTCGCTGGTCATACCTGGTTTCTTGCGGCAGTGGTTTGATAAGGATTTTGAGGACGAAATCCCTTCGCTCAACCTGCCGGATGAGCGAAAAAAGAAAGATTAGAGCGCATTCCAAAAAGTGTGCAGCGGTTTTTGGAACCAAATGCGCGTTCTAAAAAGGCTTGGGGGCAATGCCCCCAAACCCCGAAATTTGATCAGACAGGCTTAACCAGAATGATCTTTTTCTTACCCTGACTGATCTTGATAACCCCGTCCGGATTTAGGTCGGCCAAAGTGATGTTCTGGTTGCCATCGGTGATGGCGATGTCATTGACGCGCAGGCCCCCGCCTTGAGCCAGACGGCGGGCCTCGCCGTTGGATTGGGTAAGCCCGATTTGAGTCGTCAAGGCCGCCAGCATGATCCCGGCCTCAAGGGTTGAGTTTTCCACCTCAACCGTCGGCAGGTCTGCGGACAGCACACCTTGCTCAAACGCTTTCTGGGCGGTGTCGCGGGCGGTAGCTGCCGCCGCTTCGCCGTGAACCATGCGGGTGGCGGCATCGGCCAGGATTTTCTTGGCTTCGTTGATTTCGGCACCCTCCAGCTTTTCAAGGCGGGCGATCTCATCCATGGGCAGGTCGGTGAACAGACGCATGAACTTACCGACGTCGGCGTCTTCGGCATTGCGCCAGTACTGCCAGTAATCATAGGGGCTCAGCGCATCGGCATTGAGCCACACAGCCCCGCCAACCGTTTTACCCATCTTGGCGCCTGATGCAGTCGTCAGCAGCGGTGTCGTCAGCCCAAACGCGGCCGACTGATTTATCCGGCGCGTCAGTTCAACGCCGTTAATGATATTGCCCCACTGATCGGAGCCGCCCATTTGTAAGGTACAGTTATAGTTTGAGTTCAGTTCGCGGAAATCGACCGCCTGCATCAGCATGTAGTTGAACTCAAGGAAGGTCATCGGCTGTTCACGCTCTAAGCGCAGCTTGACCGAATCAAAGGTCAGCATCCGGTTGATGGTGAAGTGCGTGCCGAACTTACGCAGGAACTCGATATAGCCAAAGCCCGAAAGCCAGTCGTCATTATTGACCATGATGGCGTCGGTTTTGCCGTCCCCAAAGGTCAGGAAATTGTTGAACACGCTTTTGATTCCGTCCATGTTCGACTGGATATGCTCATCGGTCAAAAGCGGGCGCTGAGTGTCCTTGAATGTCGGGTCGCCAACCTTGGTGGTGCCGCCGCCCATGAGCACGATCGGCTTATTGCCGGTCTTTTGCAGCCAATAGAGCATCATGATCTGCACCAGATGGCCGGCGTGCAGCGACGACGCCGTAGCATCATAGCCGATATACCCCGTGATCGGCCCCGCAAGAAGGAGCGTATCAAGGGCCTCTGCGTCGGTGCACTGGTGGATGAAGCCACGCTCGCTCAAGACTTTGAGGAAATCGGATTTGAAGCTGGTTGCGGTCATATCTCTATCGAATGGTTGGAGAAAAAGAGCGGGACTAATGGGCCTCGACCTTAAGGGAAAGGCGTCATAACATAGACCTGCGCGAAAACCATAGGGAAGAATCGTATGTCAGGGACGGGTGTGTTTAAGGTTCTGGGCTTCATGACCGGCACATCTTTGGATGGCATAGACATGGCGGTGCTGGAGACCGATGGTGAGCAGCGCCTGACCTTCGGGCCGTGGGCCGAGTACCCCATGCCAGATGATGTGCGGTCTATGCTCCAAGCCACGGTAAAGACCGCTCTGGGGTGGCCGCGCGGTGTGCCGGAACCTGAGATTTTCAACGAAGCCCGTAAGGTCATTACGGATTACCATTTCGCTTCGGCGCAAGGGTTTCTGGCTGCACAGGGCCTGAGCTTTAGCGATTTCGATCTGCTGGGAGTGCATGGCCAAACCGTGCTGCATGAGCGCCCTAAAGCAGGTGTGTCCGGGCGTACCGTGCAACTGTTTGACGGGCAAGCCTTTGCCGACCTGACCGATGTGTCGGTGGTGTCCGATTTCCGCATCAACGATGTGGCCGCAGGTGGAGAAGGCGCGCCTCTGGCCCCCGTCTATCACCGCGCTCTGGTGGCGCAGGCGGGCCTTGAATTGCCGGTGGTCATCGTCAATCTGGGCGGGGTTGCCAATATCACGGTCATTGATGAGGCGGGCGATATATCGGCCATGGATACGGGGCCGGCCAATGGCCTGATGGACCAGTGGGTGCAAAAGCATGGCCGGGGGCACTATGATGCGGGTGGTGTGTGGGCAGCACTTGGGACGGTGGATCCGGAGCGGGTCACAGCCTATCTCAGCCATCCGTATTTTTCAGCACCTGCCCCAAAATCGCTGGATCGCTATGATTTTACGCTCGCCGGTGTCGAGGGTTTAGGGTTCGAAGACGGTTTGGCAACCTTGTGCGAATTTACGCTGGAAAGTCTTTTGCTCGCCATTCGGATGTCGGGTGTCGCTCCCAAGGCTGTTGCTTTGGCCGGTGGTGGTCGGCAAAATACGTATCTGGTCAACAGATTACGCGCAAAACTTGATCTGAAAACCCAGATTTATCTATCCGAAGACCTCGGTTGGCGTGGCGGGGCGATCGAGGCCGAGGCCTTTGCCTATATGGCCGTGCGCTCACTGCGGTCTTTGCCTATCTCGTTCCCCACAACGACCGGTGTGCCTCAAGCTTTAACGGGCGGGCGGCTGAATCTACCCTCCGCCCGCTGAAGGTTGTCAGGCGTCCGACAGGCGCTTATCGAGGTAAGATCCGACGCGCTGCTCGATTTCAGGCAACTGATCGACCCAGAAGTGCGTCGCGTCCGGCACCAGTTCATGATCAATCACGATGCCTTTTTGACTGCGCAA encodes:
- a CDS encoding anhydro-N-acetylmuramic acid kinase; its protein translation is MSGTGVFKVLGFMTGTSLDGIDMAVLETDGEQRLTFGPWAEYPMPDDVRSMLQATVKTALGWPRGVPEPEIFNEARKVITDYHFASAQGFLAAQGLSFSDFDLLGVHGQTVLHERPKAGVSGRTVQLFDGQAFADLTDVSVVSDFRINDVAAGGEGAPLAPVYHRALVAQAGLELPVVIVNLGGVANITVIDEAGDISAMDTGPANGLMDQWVQKHGRGHYDAGGVWAALGTVDPERVTAYLSHPYFSAPAPKSLDRYDFTLAGVEGLGFEDGLATLCEFTLESLLLAIRMSGVAPKAVALAGGGRQNTYLVNRLRAKLDLKTQIYLSEDLGWRGGAIEAEAFAYMAVRSLRSLPISFPTTTGVPQALTGGRLNLPSAR
- the tyrS gene encoding tyrosine--tRNA ligase; this translates as MTATSFKSDFLKVLSERGFIHQCTDAEALDTLLLAGPITGYIGYDATASSLHAGHLVQIMMLYWLQKTGNKPIVLMGGGTTKVGDPTFKDTQRPLLTDEHIQSNMDGIKSVFNNFLTFGDGKTDAIMVNNDDWLSGFGYIEFLRKFGTHFTINRMLTFDSVKLRLEREQPMTFLEFNYMLMQAVDFRELNSNYNCTLQMGGSDQWGNIINGVELTRRINQSAAFGLTTPLLTTASGAKMGKTVGGAVWLNADALSPYDYWQYWRNAEDADVGKFMRLFTDLPMDEIARLEKLEGAEINEAKKILADAATRMVHGEAAAATARDTAQKAFEQGVLSADLPTVEVENSTLEAGIMLAALTTQIGLTQSNGEARRLAQGGGLRVNDIAITDGNQNITLADLNPDGVIKISQGKKKIILVKPV